A genomic stretch from Candidatus Binatia bacterium includes:
- a CDS encoding (Fe-S)-binding protein: MSTLIFSVFILVALGYFGRTIYRRFGVLLKVTPVKPFDNIPARIKAVLVYAFGQKKFVQREPRPETRLSEQSAGWMHFFIFWGFSILAIQVVTMFARGFIDDFYVPLLSPRWFGGPYLLLKDIMEVAVLGAVSVALYRWGVSHPKRLYGFKPAEERLAGQSHWEAYLILCFIACIMIGGLLYDGGRMVSERNELVQSERSWQPFSALVGHMLGSHAKFFSDFGWWLHNCAILVFINLLPMSKHFHIITSLPNVFFLKTDPRGALSKMDLENATRFGTSYINQFTWKQVLDMYSCTECGRCTSHCPATMSGKELAPRQLLLNLRDYLYEHEGDILALKPAGGDGAEAATVGENIAGEKLIHDEVIWACTTCRACEEACPVMIEYVDKIVDIRRHLVQEESRFPVELTRTFKGMENQGNPWGVDAGQRAAWTEGLDVPRMADHPDAEYLFFVGCAGSFDDRNKRTTIAFAKILNRAGVDFAILGEEEPCNGETARRIGNEYLYQAMAQACVDLLNGYKVKKILTNCPHCFNTMKNEFPQFGGNYEVLHATEFVKQLIAAGKIRFQGNGAQAVTFHDSCYLGRYNDVFDAPRDILKILPGVEVREMERNRKFGMCCGAGGGRMWMEEEPTKRVNIRRVEQALETTPDVVAVACPFCMTMIDDGLKSKNMEEKVKALDIMELVADAMA, from the coding sequence ATGAGCACGCTGATTTTCAGCGTTTTTATTCTGGTCGCGTTGGGGTATTTCGGACGCACGATCTACCGGCGCTTCGGAGTGCTCCTCAAGGTCACGCCGGTCAAGCCCTTCGATAATATTCCGGCACGCATCAAGGCCGTGCTCGTGTACGCTTTCGGGCAAAAGAAGTTCGTGCAGCGCGAGCCCCGGCCCGAGACCCGCCTCAGCGAACAGTCTGCCGGCTGGATGCATTTCTTCATTTTCTGGGGGTTCAGCATCCTGGCCATTCAGGTCGTCACCATGTTCGCGCGCGGCTTCATCGATGATTTCTACGTGCCGCTGTTGAGCCCGCGTTGGTTCGGCGGTCCCTACCTGCTGCTCAAGGACATCATGGAGGTGGCGGTGCTGGGCGCGGTCAGCGTGGCGCTGTACCGCTGGGGCGTATCGCATCCGAAACGTCTCTACGGGTTCAAGCCCGCAGAGGAGCGGCTGGCCGGCCAGTCGCATTGGGAAGCCTACCTCATTTTGTGCTTCATCGCCTGCATCATGATCGGTGGCCTTCTCTACGACGGCGGGCGGATGGTGTCCGAGCGGAATGAGTTGGTGCAAAGCGAACGGAGCTGGCAGCCTTTCAGTGCGTTGGTCGGCCACATGCTGGGCAGCCACGCGAAGTTCTTCAGCGACTTCGGTTGGTGGCTGCACAACTGCGCCATCCTGGTGTTCATCAACCTCCTGCCGATGTCGAAGCACTTTCACATCATCACCTCCCTGCCCAACGTCTTCTTCCTCAAGACCGACCCGCGCGGCGCCCTGAGCAAAATGGACCTGGAGAATGCGACCAGGTTCGGCACATCCTACATCAACCAGTTCACCTGGAAACAGGTGCTGGATATGTATTCGTGCACCGAGTGTGGCCGTTGCACCTCGCACTGCCCCGCCACCATGAGCGGCAAGGAATTGGCCCCGCGGCAACTGCTCTTGAACCTGCGTGATTACCTGTACGAACACGAAGGGGACATCCTGGCCTTGAAGCCGGCCGGTGGTGACGGTGCCGAGGCGGCGACTGTGGGCGAGAACATCGCTGGCGAAAAGCTGATCCACGATGAGGTGATCTGGGCGTGCACGACCTGCCGCGCGTGTGAAGAGGCGTGCCCGGTCATGATCGAGTACGTCGACAAGATCGTCGACATACGGCGACACCTGGTGCAGGAAGAATCGCGCTTCCCGGTGGAGTTGACGCGGACCTTCAAGGGCATGGAGAACCAAGGGAACCCATGGGGTGTCGACGCGGGGCAGCGTGCTGCCTGGACGGAAGGGCTCGACGTGCCGCGGATGGCCGACCATCCGGACGCTGAGTATCTCTTCTTCGTCGGTTGCGCCGGTTCCTTTGACGACCGCAACAAGCGCACGACGATTGCGTTCGCCAAGATCCTGAACAGAGCCGGTGTCGATTTCGCCATCCTCGGTGAAGAGGAGCCGTGTAACGGCGAAACGGCGCGGCGTATCGGCAACGAGTATCTCTACCAGGCCATGGCGCAGGCGTGCGTTGACCTGCTCAACGGCTACAAGGTGAAGAAGATCCTCACCAACTGTCCGCACTGCTTCAACACGATGAAGAACGAGTTCCCGCAATTTGGCGGAAACTACGAAGTCCTTCATGCCACCGAGTTCGTCAAACAACTCATCGCCGCCGGCAAGATCCGGTTCCAGGGGAACGGCGCGCAGGCCGTTACCTTCCACGACTCGTGTTATCTGGGCCGCTACAACGACGTCTTTGACGCGCCGCGTGATATTCTGAAAATTCTGCCCGGTGTCGAGGTGCGTGAAATGGAGCGCAACCGGAAATTTGGCATGTGCTGCGGCGCTGGTGGCGGGCGCATGTGGATGGAAGAGGAACCCACCAAGCGAGTGAACATCCGCCGCGTCGAACAAGCGCTGGAAACCACTCCGGACGTTGTTGCCGTGGCCTGCCCCTTTTGCATGACCATGATCGACGACGGCCTCAAATCCAAGAACATGGAAGAGAAGGTCAAGGCGCTGGACATCATGGAACTGGTTGCCGACGCCATGGCCTAG
- a CDS encoding DUF192 domain-containing protein, with the protein MRRHLYQSEVALLMVCMALTACSHRPEVVIRSSRGPVAVEVEVADTPESRARGLMYRNDMAPNAGMLFIFPNETEQQFWMKNTPLPLDMVFIGKEHRIVGIVADTQPFTTSPLGVPGRSQYVLEVHAGFCASHGISTGNQVDFVRVPEGAR; encoded by the coding sequence ATGCGACGCCACTTATACCAGTCAGAAGTGGCGCTGTTGATGGTTTGCATGGCGCTGACCGCCTGCTCTCACCGTCCCGAGGTCGTCATCCGTTCCTCTCGCGGGCCGGTAGCCGTCGAGGTTGAGGTCGCCGACACCCCCGAGTCCCGAGCCCGCGGCCTCATGTATCGCAACGACATGGCACCAAACGCAGGAATGTTGTTTATCTTCCCCAACGAAACCGAGCAACAGTTCTGGATGAAGAATACCCCCTTGCCACTCGATATGGTATTCATCGGAAAGGAGCACCGTATTGTCGGAATCGTCGCTGACACCCAGCCGTTCACAACCAGTCCGCTCGGCGTTCCGGGTCGCTCGCAATACGTGCTCGAGGTGCACGCCGGCTTCTGCGCCAGTCATGGCATCAGCACCGGCAACCAGGTTGATTTCGTGCGAGTCCCCGAAGGCGCGCGCTAG
- a CDS encoding matrixin family metalloprotease has translation MFVPSTGELVEASRHTQRFLPLLRRLRRMAHEERHERRPMEQLSLVPEELASTPTRFQEAFTYLSNPPARWFQPDSGQPVTYLVDSTGDSALGFASTQAAVDAGLAAWSTVSTSSLILQDGGTTSPGRFSPCDINRLTFNDPYGEITDPSNCSGILAIGGYCSGGGSTVVNGTTFSQIAVGKITFNNGWGGCGFWNQCNLAEVMTHELGHTIGLGHTTVSNATMYAYAHFDGRCASLAADDIAGVSAIYPQIGTPSPTRTPTQTQVGTPTRTQTSAPTLTPTRVPTSSPTQTPTRTPTQDWTPTLTPRPASTVVAATPTSTRPPVPTATSGGGLVNDACGNAVVIGTSAYSNAMNVSTATTVSTDPVPLCNTAARAKSVWYRFTAPRDGRIVANTTGSNYDTVLSTYTGSCASLVPVSGGCNDNASWLTRQSQVTVTAVAGRTYYFMITAASNSYGSSSVFRLNFY, from the coding sequence ATGTTCGTTCCCAGCACGGGCGAATTGGTCGAAGCCTCGCGACACACGCAGCGTTTCCTTCCGTTACTCAGACGGCTGCGCCGGATGGCCCACGAGGAGCGCCACGAACGGCGCCCGATGGAACAACTGTCCCTTGTCCCCGAGGAGTTGGCCAGCACCCCGACACGGTTCCAGGAGGCCTTCACCTACTTGAGCAACCCGCCTGCCCGCTGGTTCCAGCCGGACAGCGGCCAACCGGTCACCTACCTGGTCGATTCCACCGGCGATTCGGCCTTGGGGTTTGCCAGCACACAGGCAGCCGTGGATGCGGGCTTGGCGGCATGGAGCACTGTTTCCACTTCCAGTCTCATCCTCCAGGACGGCGGAACGACGAGCCCGGGGCGATTCTCTCCATGCGACATCAACCGTCTTACCTTCAACGATCCATACGGTGAGATCACGGATCCCAGCAACTGCAGCGGCATCCTCGCTATCGGCGGGTACTGCAGCGGCGGGGGGAGTACGGTCGTCAACGGAACCACGTTCTCGCAGATCGCGGTCGGCAAGATCACCTTCAACAACGGCTGGGGCGGGTGTGGGTTCTGGAATCAGTGCAACCTAGCGGAGGTTATGACGCACGAGCTCGGCCACACCATCGGCCTTGGCCATACAACCGTTTCGAATGCAACGATGTACGCCTATGCCCATTTTGACGGGCGCTGCGCCAGCTTGGCCGCCGATGACATCGCCGGTGTGAGCGCTATCTACCCGCAAATCGGCACGCCGAGCCCGACACGCACCCCAACCCAGACCCAAGTCGGGACCCCGACGCGGACGCAGACTTCGGCACCGACATTGACGCCGACACGCGTGCCGACCAGCAGCCCGACCCAGACCCCCACCAGGACTCCGACGCAGGACTGGACTCCGACGTTGACTCCGCGACCCGCCAGCACGGTTGTTGCGGCCACGCCCACGTCGACGCGGCCACCTGTTCCGACCGCCACGAGTGGCGGCGGTCTGGTCAATGATGCCTGCGGCAATGCCGTGGTGATCGGCACAAGTGCCTATTCGAACGCGATGAATGTCAGCACCGCGACAACCGTATCCACAGATCCGGTCCCTCTGTGCAACACCGCGGCACGAGCAAAGAGCGTCTGGTACCGCTTCACGGCACCGCGAGACGGGAGGATCGTGGCGAACACCACCGGCAGCAACTATGATACGGTTCTATCGACCTACACGGGCTCGTGCGCCAGCCTGGTTCCGGTTTCTGGAGGCTGCAACGACAATGCCTCCTGGCTCACCAGGCAGTCTCAAGTGACGGTC